The DNA window CGAAGATCCCGGCGAAGGTGACGGCCTGGCCGGGTCCCTGGGCGAAGGCGAAGGGCACCATGAAGCCGTACATGGCGTCCATCCCGCCGAAGCGGCCGGTGGCGGCGACCACGCCCACGCCGATCAGCGCCTGGACCGCGAAGACGAAGGTCCAGGTGAGCCCCATGGCCCAGGCGCCGCGCAGCAGGACCTTCTGGGTCCGGCCGCCGTCGCCGGCCGCGCTCGGAGGCGGCGGGGTGAGGCCGATCGAGATGAAGGAGAGCGTGAACAGCTGCGCCGTGAGCATGGTGAACAGCTCGTGGTCCACGCCGTCGAGCACCCCGGAGAGGCCGATGTTCATCGCGATCGCGCCGAGGAACCCCGCGATCACGAAGGCGGGGACGAGATTGGTGCGGAAGCTCGGGATCCAGCGGCGCAGCACCATGCCGATCGCGCAGAAGATCCCGATCAGGGAGAGGCCGAACAGTGCGGACACGGGAATGCTCCTCGTGGCACCCGGGGAGTGCTCGCCGTGCGGTGGCGGGCGGGTGCGCGATGGTCGTCGTGGGAGAGGACGGTACCGGGTGGGACGGTCCGGGTGACGGGACCGTTCACTGCGCTGAGGTGAACAGCGGGCGAGGACGTCGTGCACCGATGCCCGTTCTCTGGCGGTTCGACCGGTTCGAGGAGATCGATCTCCCGTACGGGGCAGGCGCTTGCTCGCCGGGAGCGGTACCGTCCTCCCAGCAACTGGGCGAGACCGGACGGAGCTGACGCGACCCATGGACGACGGCGCGAGAACGACGGGAGCTGTGCCCTCCCGTGCCCCGGACCTGGACCCGACGGCACCACCGGAGGCCCCGGAGAAGGTACCGGAGGCGTCCGAGCACGTGGCCCGAGCCGCCCGCCGCGGTCGGTCCCGGCGCCTGCGACGGAACCGCCTGCTGCAGGGCGGGGTGCTCCTGGCGATCCTGCTGCTGTGGTGGCTCATCACCCTGCTGAAGCTGGTCGATCCGCTGTACCTCCCCAGCCCGCTGGCCGTGCTGCGGGCCTTCATCGACGCGAACCGCTGCCTGGTCATCGACGAAGCCACCGGGCGGACCGTCTGCGGCGTCCAGAACTACTACCTCTGGGAGCACCTGATCGCCTCGCTCCAGCGGATCGGCGTGGGTGTCGCGCTCGCCGCCGTGCTGGGCGTCGCCCTCGGCGCGCTCATGAGCATGTGGGAGCCGGCGAACACCGCCTTCGCGCCCCTGCTGAACTTCCTGCGCGCGCTGCCGCCGCTGGGCTACATCGGCCTGATCATCGTGTGGGTGGGCATCGGCGACACCTCGAAGTACCTGCTCCTGTTCCTCGCCGCCTTCCCGCCGATCGTCATCGCGACCATCGACGGCGTGCGCGGCGTGAAGGAGGACTACCTCTCCGCCGCCCGCAGCATGGGCGCCGACTCCTCGCAGATGGCGCGCTTCGTGGTCCTGCCCGCGGCGACCGCCTCGATCTTCTCCGGGGTGCGCCTCGCCGTCGGCTTCGCCTGGACCACGGTGGTCGCGGCCGAGCTCAACAACGGCATCCCCGGCATCGGCGGGCTCGCCTACATCTCCGGCACCCAGCTCAACACCGCGCTCACCATCGCCTGCATCATCGTGATCGGCCTCGTCGCGCTCGCGCTCGACGGAGTGATCCGGTGGGTGGGCGACCGGCTGGTGCCCTGGCACGGAAAGGTCTGACCCCGTGAACCCGAGAACCGTCCCCTCCCGCCGCGGCGCCGCGCTGCGCCTCGCCGCCGCCTCCCTGGGCGTGGTGCTGGCGCTCAGCGGCTGCGTGCAGTCCGGCCGCACCAGCCATCCCGACAACTACGCGGGCGAGGTCGCCTGCCCCGTCGACCCCGACCCGTCGATCACCACCTCGGCGCGGATCGCCTGGCAGGCGATCCCCAACGGCGACCTCGTGGTCAAGGACCTCCAGCTGCTCGAGGCCTGCATGCCGGAGGCGGACATCTCCTGGCTGAAGATGAACTCCGGCGGCGACGTCATCCAGGCCTTCGGCTCGGACTCGCTGGACATCTCCCAGGTGGGCTCGAGCCCCGTGGTCAAGGCCGCCTCCCCGCCGCTGTCCAAGGACCTGAAGGTGGTCTGGATCAGCGACGTGATCGGCGATGCCGAGTCGCTCGTGGTCAAGGACCCCGACATCGAGTCGCTGAAGGACATGTCCGGCAAGACCATCGGCGTGCCCTTCGGCTCCACCGCGCACTACTCGCTGCTCACGGCGCTCGGTGAGGAGGGCATGATCGACGACGTGCGGGTCATCAACCTCGCGACCGACGCGATCCTCGCCGCCTGGCAGCGGGACGAGATCGACGCCGCCTGGGTCTGGGAGCCCACGCTCAGCGAGCTCCTCGCCGCCGAGGGGCACACCATCCTCTCCAGCGAGGACAGCGCGGGCCTCGGCTCGCCCACCTTCGACCTGGTGGCCGCGACCGACAAGTTCGTCACCGAGAATCCCGAGTTCATGCGGATGTGGACGATCGTGCAGGCCGAGGGGACCCGCCTGCTGAACGAGGAGCCGGAGCTCGCCGCGACCTCCCTCGCCGTCCAGCTCGGCGTGGAGCCCGCGGAGGCGAAGAAGCTCATGCCCGGCTACATCTACCCGAGCCTCGAGGAGCAGGCCGGCCCCGACTACTTCGGCGGGGACGGGCTCGGGAAGGCACTCACCGGCACCGGCGAGTTCCTCGACAAGCAGGGGGAGATCGACTCCCCGGCGAAGGACGGCGTGTACTCGGACATGCCCTACGGCGACGCGATCGAGGAGGTCTCGAAGTGAGCGATGCACCGGCCACGTCCCCCGTGGTGACCCTCGACCAGGTGTCCCAGCGCTTCGTCACCGACTCCGGCGACGTGGTCCACGCCCTGGCGGAGACGGACCTGACCATCCCTCAGGGGCAGTTCGTCTGCGTGGTGGGACCCTCCGGCTGCGGCAAGACGACGCTGCTGAAGATCATCGCCGGCTTCCTCGCCCCGACCGGCGGCTCCGCGCACTACCGGGAGCAGCGGATCACCAAGCCCGGCGCCGAGCGCGGCGTGGTCTTCCAGCAGCCGAACCTCTACCCCTGGTTCTCCGTGCGGGACAACGTGGCCCTCGGCATGCGGATGCGAAAGGTGGGCAAGAAGGAGCGCACCGAGAAGGCCCAGGAGCACCTCGAGCTGGTGGGCCTCGGCGACTTCGGCGACGCGAAGCCCTACGAGCTCTCCGGCGGCATGCAGCAGCGCGCCCAGATCGCCCGTGTGCTCGCCAACGAGACCGACGTGATCCTCATGGACGAGCCCTTCGGTGCGCTGGACGCGATCACGCGCGCCCAGGTCCAGGTGGACCTGCTGAGGATCCAGCGGGCCGAGCAGCGCACCGTCTTCTTCATCACCCACGACGTGGACGAGGCCGTGTTCCTCGGCGACCGGGTGCTCGTGATGAGCGCACGGCCCGGCCGCGTGGTGCTGGACCAGGAGGTGACGCTCTCCGCCCAGGCCGGTCGCGTGCTGGGGGAGGACATGCGGCGCCTGCCGGAGTTCGTGGAGCTGAGGGAGAAGATCGCCGGGGCGATCGAGCACTGATCCCGCCGCCGGGTGAACGGAGGGCCACGGGCGGAGGACGGGCGTATGACGGGATGACTCGTCCGGGTGGTGATGCTCTCTCGGGAGCTGGCCCCAGGGGTGCTCTGACGGGGTGATCGGTAAGCTACGCACCGTCTTGGACCTCGCGCCCCGGCGCTCGAAAGGAGGATCGTGCCTGAAGCCCACCGCGTGCTGCGGAACGCACGGCTCCTCACGCAGGCGGTCGTCCAGCATCTGCTCGATGACCCCGCTCTGCTCCCGATCCAGGTCAGCCGACGCCTGCCCCTGCGTGCGCGCCGACGCATCGGGAACGGCCTGAGGGCTGCGTTCGGCTCGCTGCCCGGAGGGCAGGGCCTGGCGGCGCTCGGCGCCTCCATGGCGGGGGATGAGGACAGGGCGCTCCACCTGCTCCGCGCGGAGGGCGTGCAGCGGTCACGCGCCGCCGGCGAGGTGGCCGTGCTCCTGGACCGGGCGGATCTCCTGCCCGCCGACGCCGCTCCCGCGGTCCGTGCGCGGGGGCAGTGGCAGCTCGGCGAGCTCGGCGGGGCCGTGCGCACCCTCGAGGCCGCAGGCCGTGGTGAGCGGTCCCAGGCCCGGCAGTACCGCAGCGAGCTCCGACTCCTGGGCGAGGACCACAGGCTGCGGGTCCGCAGCGAACGGTCGCAGAGCGGACCGTCGGCCGACGGCCCCCTGCGGGTCCTCCACCTGCTCACCAACTCCCTGCCGCACACGCAGTCCGGGTACGCGCTGCGCACGCACAACATCCTCACGTCACTCGCAGCGCAGGGGATCGAGTCCCTGGCACTAACGCGCACCGGATATCCCGTGATGCTCGGCAAGCCGTTCTGCGAGGACGAGGACGTCATCGACGGGATCCGATACCGGCGGACGCTCCCGTCACGGCTCGGGGCGAGTCCGGAGGAACGCCTGGAGCAGGAGGTGGACGAGGCGCTCCGCCTGGTGGGGGAGTTCCGCCCGCATGTCCTGCACACGACCAGCGACTACCGCAATGCTCTCGTCGCGCAGGCGGTGAGCGCCGCGACCGGCCTGCCCTGGGCCTACGAGGTGCGCGGCCTGATGGAGCAGACCTGGATCGCCTCGCACCGCAGTGCGACCACCCGTGCCGCCGCGGCACAGTCCGAGAAGGTCGAGAGGATCATCGCGGCGGAGGCATCGCTGGCCCGGGAGGCGAGCGCCGTGGTCACGCTCAGCCGCACCATGGCCGAGGTGCTCGAAGCACGAGGCGTGCCCGGGGAGCGCATCTCGCTCGTCCCCAACGGGGTCGACGAGACCCTGCTCGCCGAGACCCTCGACCCGGCCCTCGCAAGGGACCAGATCGGGTTGGACCTCCCCGCAGGGGCGTTCGTCGTCGGCGCGGTCAGCGCCCTCGTCGACTACGAAGGGTTCGACGTGCTGCTCCGCGCCGTCGCCCTGCTCCTGGAGGATCCGGGCGTGTCCCAGGAGGACCGCGACCGGCTCCACGTCCTGCTGGTCGGGGACGGGGTCGCCGCCCCGGCGCTCCAGGAGCTCGCCGGCGCCCTCGGGATCCGCGAGCGGCTGCACATGCCGGGCAGGGTGCCGGCGCCCTCGGCTCGCACCTGGGTCCAGGCGCTCGACGTCGTCGTGGTGCCCCGCAAGGATCTCGAGGTCACCCGCACGGTCACCCCGCAGAAGCCGGCGGAGGCCCTCGCCCTGGGACGCCCGGTGGTGGTCAGCGATCTTCCCGCGCTGCGGGAGACGGTCCTCGACCAGGCCGGGCACCTCGTGGGGGAGCCCGTGCGGGCCGACGATCCGTCCGCTCTGGCGGGCGCTCTGAGCCGGCTGATGTCCGACCGGACCTGTCGTGAAGATCTCGCGCGACGGGGCAGGCGGGCCGCTGCGGCGAGGAGCTGGGCGGCGTCGATGAGAACATACGAGCACATGTACAGATCGGTCATGGCGTCTGGAGTCGAGGAGCGGGTCAGTGGCGAGTGAGGTGAAGAGCACCACCGATGTGAAGCGCGCCCTCGAGGCCAAGGGCCTCGATCCGAGCGCGCTCACGCGGATCGGGGTGCGCCCGCCGCTGGGCGAGTACATCCAGCAGCTGTGGCAGCGGCGGCATTTCATCTGGTACGACTCCAGGCATCGCGCATCGACCCAGAACTCAGGGATGCTCCTGGGCAACGTGTGGCTCTTCCTCCGCCCCCTGGTCGACGTGGCGTTCTACTTCGTCATCTTCGGCCTGGTGCTGGACTCCGGACGCGGCATGGAGAACTTCGCAGCTTTCCTCACCATCGGGATCCTGCTCTACCGCTCGACCGCGACCTCGATCTCCTCCGGCACGGGTCTGCTCCGGAGCAACAAGGCGATGATCAAGGCCTTCACCTTCCCCAGGGCGTCGATCCCGATCTCGGCGGTGCTCCAGGCCACGATGACGGCGGTCTTCACGACTTTCGTCATGTGCATCGCCATCATGGTGATCCCGCCGTTCGTCGTCCCGAAGGCCACGTGGGTGCTGGTGGTCCCGATCTTCCTGATCCAGGCGGTGCTGAACCTGGGCGTCATGCTCATCACGGCGCGGATCGGGTTCCATCTTCCCGACCTGGCGAATGTGCTGGGCGTGGTGAGCAGGTTCCTGATGTACGCCTCGGGTGTCATGTTCCCCATCGAGAGGTTCGTCCACAACGAGACCGCTCTGAGCATCGTGACCCTCAACCCGCTGTATCAGATCATCGACATGATGCGCACTGCTCTGATGGACGGGCAGGTCCCCGATCTGCGGGCATGGACGATCTCCATGCTGTGGGCCGTGGGCATCCTGGTCGTGGGGTTCATCTACTTCTGGCGGGCGGAGGAGAGCTATGGCCGAGAGCTCGGATGACCTCGCCCTGCCGGAGGACGATGACCAGCAGGAGACCCTGTGGGTCGCGCCCGAGGAGTCGCCCCTCACGGTCGTGGCCCATCGCGTGCGGATGCGCTACAAGGTGCCGCGCACCGATCGGGCGCCCCGGACCGGCCTCCTCGGAAAGCTCGCGCCGCGTCGCTCCATGGTCTCCGTCTCCGCCGTGCGCGGCGTGGACCTGCTGGTGCGCGAAGGCGAGTTCGTGGGCATCATCGGCCGGAACGGGTCGGGCAAGTCCACTCTGCTGAGGATGCTCGCGGGCGTGGAGCCGCCGACGTCCGGATCGGTGTACACCAGTGCGAGGCCTCAGCTCCTGGGAGTGAGCGCGGCGCTGATGAGCGAGCTCACCGGGGCCGAGAACATCAAGCTCGGGTTCCTGGCTCTGGGGATGACCCCGGAGAAGGCCGAGGAGCTGATGCCGCAGGCCGCCGAGCTCTCCGCTCTCGGAGGAGCGGTCGATCTGCCCATGCGGACGTACTCCTCCGGAATGTCCTCCCGCCTCAAGTTCGCGATCTCGGTGATGGCCCAGCCCAAGATCCTGATGGTCGATGAAGCGCTCTCGACGGGCGACGCGACCTTCTCCAAGAGGTCCAAGGCGAAGATGGACGAGCTGCTGGAGAACGCAGGGACGGTCTTCATGGTGAACCACGCGCCGCGCGCGATCGAGAACGTGTGCTCACGCGTCATCTGGATGGAGAAGGGCCGCATCGTGATGGACGGCGACACCAAAGAGGTCTCCGCCATGTACCGCTCCTTCACGTACCGCATGGCGCGCGATCGTCAGGATGAGGCCGACGCGATCCTGCGCGAGGCGGTCGCCCACGGGGAGGCTCAACGATCAGCGTCCGCGCTCACCCTCCCGGACGACTCCGCGACGTCACCGGTCGATGCGGCTGACGATGTCCCGGAGCTCGAGCCCGATCCGTTCGTGTCCATCTTCGAGCGCCAGATGAGACCTCAGAGCTTCCCCGGGGCGAGTCTGCCCAGAGACCACGACACCGACAGCAGCAGTGCTGCTGTCTCCGAGAACAATTCCCCCGAACGACGAGGACGGCACGCATGACTCTCCGCATCATGACCATCTACGGCACCCGACCCGAGGCGATCAAGGTCGCCCCGATCATCAAGGCGATCGAGGCGGAGGACGGGCTCGACAGCATCACCGTGGTGACGGGTCAGCACCGCGAGATGCTCGACCAGGTGAACACCATGTTCGGCATCGTCCCCGACCACGACATGAACATCATGAGCGCCGGTCAGTCGCTCAACACCATCGTCGCCAAGGTGATCTCCGGCGTGGATGAGATCCTCGAGCAGGAGACTCCTGACGCGGTGATCGTCCAGGGCGACACCTCGACGGTGATGGGCGCGGCCGTCGCCTCGTTCAACCGTCAGATCCCGGTCATCCACCTCGAGGCGGGACTCCGCTCGGGTGACATCAACTCGCCCTTCCCGGAGGAGGCGAACCGGAAGCTGACGAGCCAGATCGCGGCTCTCCACCTGGCCCCCACCTCGACCAGCCGTGACAACCTCACCCGAGAGGACGTCAGCGAGAACGACATCGTCGTCACCGGCAACAGCGTGATCGACACGCTCATGTTCGCCACCGAGAACCTGCGCGTGCCCTTCGAGGACCCGCGCCTCGAGGACCTCCGCGCCGCGAAGGAGGCC is part of the Brachybacterium ginsengisoli genome and encodes:
- a CDS encoding ABC transporter permease, giving the protein MASEVKSTTDVKRALEAKGLDPSALTRIGVRPPLGEYIQQLWQRRHFIWYDSRHRASTQNSGMLLGNVWLFLRPLVDVAFYFVIFGLVLDSGRGMENFAAFLTIGILLYRSTATSISSGTGLLRSNKAMIKAFTFPRASIPISAVLQATMTAVFTTFVMCIAIMVIPPFVVPKATWVLVVPIFLIQAVLNLGVMLITARIGFHLPDLANVLGVVSRFLMYASGVMFPIERFVHNETALSIVTLNPLYQIIDMMRTALMDGQVPDLRAWTISMLWAVGILVVGFIYFWRAEESYGRELG
- a CDS encoding taurine ABC transporter substrate-binding protein, which produces MNPRTVPSRRGAALRLAAASLGVVLALSGCVQSGRTSHPDNYAGEVACPVDPDPSITTSARIAWQAIPNGDLVVKDLQLLEACMPEADISWLKMNSGGDVIQAFGSDSLDISQVGSSPVVKAASPPLSKDLKVVWISDVIGDAESLVVKDPDIESLKDMSGKTIGVPFGSTAHYSLLTALGEEGMIDDVRVINLATDAILAAWQRDEIDAAWVWEPTLSELLAAEGHTILSSEDSAGLGSPTFDLVAATDKFVTENPEFMRMWTIVQAEGTRLLNEEPELAATSLAVQLGVEPAEAKKLMPGYIYPSLEEQAGPDYFGGDGLGKALTGTGEFLDKQGEIDSPAKDGVYSDMPYGDAIEEVSK
- a CDS encoding ABC transporter ATP-binding protein; translated protein: MSDAPATSPVVTLDQVSQRFVTDSGDVVHALAETDLTIPQGQFVCVVGPSGCGKTTLLKIIAGFLAPTGGSAHYREQRITKPGAERGVVFQQPNLYPWFSVRDNVALGMRMRKVGKKERTEKAQEHLELVGLGDFGDAKPYELSGGMQQRAQIARVLANETDVILMDEPFGALDAITRAQVQVDLLRIQRAEQRTVFFITHDVDEAVFLGDRVLVMSARPGRVVLDQEVTLSAQAGRVLGEDMRRLPEFVELREKIAGAIEH
- a CDS encoding ABC transporter permease, translating into MPSRAPDLDPTAPPEAPEKVPEASEHVARAARRGRSRRLRRNRLLQGGVLLAILLLWWLITLLKLVDPLYLPSPLAVLRAFIDANRCLVIDEATGRTVCGVQNYYLWEHLIASLQRIGVGVALAAVLGVALGALMSMWEPANTAFAPLLNFLRALPPLGYIGLIIVWVGIGDTSKYLLLFLAAFPPIVIATIDGVRGVKEDYLSAARSMGADSSQMARFVVLPAATASIFSGVRLAVGFAWTTVVAAELNNGIPGIGGLAYISGTQLNTALTIACIIVIGLVALALDGVIRWVGDRLVPWHGKV
- a CDS encoding ABC transporter ATP-binding protein, whose protein sequence is MAESSDDLALPEDDDQQETLWVAPEESPLTVVAHRVRMRYKVPRTDRAPRTGLLGKLAPRRSMVSVSAVRGVDLLVREGEFVGIIGRNGSGKSTLLRMLAGVEPPTSGSVYTSARPQLLGVSAALMSELTGAENIKLGFLALGMTPEKAEELMPQAAELSALGGAVDLPMRTYSSGMSSRLKFAISVMAQPKILMVDEALSTGDATFSKRSKAKMDELLENAGTVFMVNHAPRAIENVCSRVIWMEKGRIVMDGDTKEVSAMYRSFTYRMARDRQDEADAILREAVAHGEAQRSASALTLPDDSATSPVDAADDVPELEPDPFVSIFERQMRPQSFPGASLPRDHDTDSSSAAVSENNSPERRGRHA
- a CDS encoding glycosyltransferase, with translation MPEAHRVLRNARLLTQAVVQHLLDDPALLPIQVSRRLPLRARRRIGNGLRAAFGSLPGGQGLAALGASMAGDEDRALHLLRAEGVQRSRAAGEVAVLLDRADLLPADAAPAVRARGQWQLGELGGAVRTLEAAGRGERSQARQYRSELRLLGEDHRLRVRSERSQSGPSADGPLRVLHLLTNSLPHTQSGYALRTHNILTSLAAQGIESLALTRTGYPVMLGKPFCEDEDVIDGIRYRRTLPSRLGASPEERLEQEVDEALRLVGEFRPHVLHTTSDYRNALVAQAVSAATGLPWAYEVRGLMEQTWIASHRSATTRAAAAQSEKVERIIAAEASLAREASAVVTLSRTMAEVLEARGVPGERISLVPNGVDETLLAETLDPALARDQIGLDLPAGAFVVGAVSALVDYEGFDVLLRAVALLLEDPGVSQEDRDRLHVLLVGDGVAAPALQELAGALGIRERLHMPGRVPAPSARTWVQALDVVVVPRKDLEVTRTVTPQKPAEALALGRPVVVSDLPALRETVLDQAGHLVGEPVRADDPSALAGALSRLMSDRTCREDLARRGRRAAAARSWAASMRTYEHMYRSVMASGVEERVSGE
- the wecB gene encoding non-hydrolyzing UDP-N-acetylglucosamine 2-epimerase, giving the protein MTLRIMTIYGTRPEAIKVAPIIKAIEAEDGLDSITVVTGQHREMLDQVNTMFGIVPDHDMNIMSAGQSLNTIVAKVISGVDEILEQETPDAVIVQGDTSTVMGAAVASFNRQIPVIHLEAGLRSGDINSPFPEEANRKLTSQIAALHLAPTSTSRDNLTREDVSENDIVVTGNSVIDTLMFATENLRVPFEDPRLEDLRAAKEAGTAGRVLLVTAHRRENLGTAMEDIGQAVAELARKYPDLAVVFPIHKNPKVRSAIRPAVEGLENVYLIEPLAYAEFTQVLSLADVVLTDSGGVQEEAPSLGKPVLVMRENTERPEAVVAGTVKLIGTHKQRLVDEVSLLLDSGEAYAGMANAVNPYGDGKAAVRTIEAIRWKFNGAERPRDFGSAPR